In one window of Corallococcus macrosporus DNA:
- a CDS encoding polyprenol monophosphomannose synthase — protein sequence MNRALVCIPTYNERDNIGPITQAVLAADPRVDILVVDDNSPDGTGQLADELAAKDPRVRVLHREKKEGLGRAYLAAFRWALAEGYTYILEMDADFSHDPRYLPTFLDAAEGGADLVLGSRYVAGGGTVNWGVGRKIISRGGSLYARSILGVDVRDLTGGFKCFNRRVLESIHLDEVRSTGYAFQIELTYRTLRKGFTVREVPIVFEDRRVGHSKMNKKIFVEALGMVWKLRFTV from the coding sequence ATGAACCGTGCGCTGGTCTGCATCCCCACCTACAACGAACGGGACAACATCGGCCCCATCACCCAGGCGGTGCTGGCGGCGGACCCCCGTGTGGACATCCTCGTCGTCGACGACAACTCGCCCGACGGGACGGGGCAGCTCGCGGACGAGCTGGCCGCGAAGGACCCGCGCGTGCGGGTGCTCCACCGCGAGAAGAAGGAGGGCCTGGGCCGCGCGTACCTGGCCGCCTTCCGCTGGGCGCTGGCCGAGGGCTACACGTACATCCTGGAGATGGACGCGGACTTCAGCCACGACCCGCGCTACCTGCCCACGTTCCTGGACGCGGCGGAGGGCGGCGCGGACCTGGTGCTGGGCTCGCGCTACGTGGCGGGCGGCGGCACGGTGAACTGGGGCGTGGGCCGGAAGATCATCAGCCGGGGCGGTTCGCTCTACGCGCGCAGCATCCTGGGCGTGGACGTGCGCGACCTCACCGGCGGCTTCAAGTGCTTCAACCGCCGCGTGCTGGAGAGCATCCACCTGGATGAGGTGCGCAGCACCGGGTACGCGTTCCAGATTGAATTGACCTACCGCACCCTGCGCAAGGGCTTCACCGTGCGCGAGGTCCCCATCGTGTTCGAGGACCGGCGCGTGGGGCACTCGAAGATGAACAAGAAGATCTTCGTCGAGGCGCTGGGCATGGTCTGGAAGCTGCGCTTCACGGTCTAG
- a CDS encoding ABC transporter ATP-binding protein, producing MHHALWRLLRYAKPHAGILVLAFVCMAVLGLATGAYAYLLGPALRFLLSGGEEGFASAHRVPWLADLPREAALWGFPVLVLGVGAVKGVGYLGQFYFIGLFAQRVVKDLRRDLFLRLTALSPSQLSKERTGDLLSRFSSDVMAVEMAAMYTVGSYLRDTIQVLVLAGVALAMSPMLGGLMLAVIPLAALPASRLTRKVLKGTREGQAHLGQLAGQLHEGLGGLRTIQAFNGQQAELARFESYAKAHEEAVVGAAWARGGVPGLMEVLAAAALAGALGYAAATRAMEPEALLSLLTAVILVYQPVKDLGRVTQFAVQAGAAGERLFALLDLKHPVEDAASAVPAPALRDSLRMEDVRFFYGERRALDGLTLDLKVGQVAALVGGSGGGKSTVTSLLLRFERPQQGRILLDGVDADTYTAASVRSQFALVTQEPLLFHGTVLQNLRHARPEATREEVEAAAKVANADAFIQGLPQGYDTRIGERGVILSGGQRQRLCIARAVLSKAPVLVLDEATSSLDPENEREVQAALAKVLPGRTALVIAHRLSTVTSADVIHVVEAGRIVESGSHADLLQKDGRYAAMWRLQTSGPIERGAA from the coding sequence ATGCATCACGCGCTCTGGAGGCTCTTGCGCTACGCGAAGCCGCACGCGGGAATCCTCGTCCTGGCCTTCGTGTGCATGGCGGTGCTGGGACTCGCCACGGGTGCGTACGCGTACCTCCTGGGCCCGGCGCTGCGCTTCCTGTTGTCGGGAGGCGAAGAGGGCTTCGCGAGCGCGCACCGGGTGCCGTGGCTGGCGGACCTGCCGCGCGAGGCGGCGCTCTGGGGCTTCCCGGTGCTGGTGCTGGGCGTGGGCGCGGTGAAGGGCGTGGGCTACCTGGGCCAGTTCTACTTCATAGGCCTGTTCGCGCAGCGCGTGGTGAAGGACCTGCGGCGCGACCTGTTCCTGCGGCTCACCGCGCTGTCACCGTCGCAGCTGTCGAAGGAGCGGACAGGAGACCTGCTCAGCCGCTTCTCCTCGGACGTGATGGCGGTGGAGATGGCCGCCATGTACACGGTGGGCTCGTACCTGAGAGACACCATTCAAGTCCTGGTGCTCGCGGGCGTGGCGCTGGCGATGAGCCCGATGCTGGGCGGCTTGATGCTCGCCGTGATTCCGCTGGCGGCGCTGCCCGCGTCGAGGCTCACGCGCAAGGTGCTGAAGGGAACGCGCGAAGGGCAGGCCCACCTGGGGCAGCTCGCGGGCCAGCTGCACGAAGGGCTGGGAGGGCTGCGCACCATCCAGGCCTTCAACGGTCAGCAGGCGGAGCTGGCGCGCTTCGAGTCCTACGCGAAGGCGCACGAGGAAGCAGTGGTGGGCGCGGCCTGGGCGCGCGGAGGCGTGCCGGGGTTGATGGAGGTGCTCGCGGCGGCGGCGCTCGCGGGAGCGCTGGGATACGCGGCGGCGACGCGGGCGATGGAGCCGGAGGCACTCCTGTCGCTGCTCACGGCGGTCATCCTCGTGTATCAGCCGGTGAAGGACCTGGGTCGCGTGACGCAGTTCGCGGTGCAGGCGGGGGCCGCGGGAGAGCGCCTCTTCGCGCTGCTCGACCTCAAGCACCCGGTGGAGGACGCCGCCAGCGCGGTGCCTGCACCCGCGCTGCGTGACTCGCTGCGCATGGAAGACGTGCGCTTCTTCTACGGAGAGCGCCGAGCGCTGGACGGGCTGACCCTGGACCTGAAGGTGGGGCAGGTGGCGGCGCTGGTGGGCGGCAGTGGCGGAGGCAAGAGCACGGTGACGTCGCTGCTGCTGCGCTTCGAGCGGCCGCAGCAGGGGCGCATCCTCCTGGACGGAGTGGACGCGGACACGTACACGGCGGCGAGCGTCCGCAGCCAGTTCGCGCTGGTGACGCAGGAGCCGCTGCTCTTCCACGGCACGGTGCTGCAGAACCTGCGGCACGCCAGACCGGAAGCGACGCGCGAGGAAGTGGAGGCCGCGGCGAAGGTGGCGAACGCGGACGCCTTCATCCAGGGGCTACCACAGGGCTACGACACGCGCATCGGCGAGCGAGGCGTCATCCTGAGCGGAGGCCAGCGTCAGCGTCTGTGCATCGCGAGGGCCGTCCTGTCGAAGGCCCCCGTGCTGGTGCTGGACGAAGCCACGAGCAGCCTGGATCCGGAGAACGAGCGTGAAGTGCAGGCCGCGCTGGCGAAGGTGCTCCCCGGCCGGACGGCGCTGGTCATCGCGCACCGGCTGTCGACGGTGACGAGCGCGGACGTCATCCACGTGGTGGAGGCAGGCCGCATCGTGGAGAGCGGAAGCCACGCGGACCTGCTCCAGAAGGACGGCCGCTACGCCGCCATGTGGCGCCTGCAGACGTCAGGCCCCATCGAGCGGGGCGCGGCATGA
- the lpxA gene encoding acyl-ACP--UDP-N-acetylglucosamine O-acyltransferase, translating into MAQVHPTAVVHPGARLHDTVEVGPFSVIGPQVVIGAGTRIGPHVVIEGRTTLGERNHLFQFCSVGAAPQDLKYAGEDTELVIGDENQIREFVTVNLGTVAGGGATRLGHRNLLLANSHIAHDCVVGNEVLLANGAALAGHVTVEDSVKISGLVAVHQFTRLGRYAFISGGSMVTMDVPPYCTVQGDRATLVGLNVVGLERGGFTEEQIGRVKEAYRILFRSKLGLQEALAQLRGELSGHPEVEHLVRFVETSKRGVTR; encoded by the coding sequence ATGGCGCAGGTTCATCCCACCGCGGTCGTCCATCCGGGGGCCCGGCTCCACGACACCGTGGAGGTGGGGCCGTTCTCGGTCATCGGGCCCCAGGTCGTCATCGGCGCGGGCACCCGCATCGGGCCGCACGTCGTCATTGAAGGCCGCACCACGCTGGGGGAGCGCAACCACCTCTTCCAGTTCTGCTCGGTGGGCGCGGCGCCCCAGGACTTGAAGTACGCGGGCGAGGACACGGAGCTCGTCATCGGTGACGAGAACCAGATTCGCGAGTTCGTCACGGTGAACCTGGGCACGGTGGCTGGCGGCGGCGCCACGCGCCTGGGCCACCGCAACCTGCTGCTCGCCAACAGCCACATCGCGCACGACTGCGTCGTGGGCAACGAAGTCCTCCTCGCCAACGGGGCCGCGCTCGCGGGCCACGTCACGGTGGAGGACTCGGTGAAGATCTCGGGCCTCGTCGCGGTGCACCAGTTCACCCGGCTGGGGAGATACGCGTTCATCTCCGGCGGCTCCATGGTCACCATGGACGTGCCCCCGTACTGCACCGTGCAGGGAGACCGGGCCACGCTGGTGGGCCTCAACGTCGTGGGCCTGGAGCGCGGCGGCTTCACCGAGGAGCAGATTGGCCGCGTGAAGGAGGCCTACCGCATCCTCTTCCGCTCCAAGCTGGGCCTGCAGGAGGCGCTCGCGCAGCTTCGCGGGGAGCTCTCCGGCCACCCGGAAGTGGAGCACCTGGTGCGCTTCGTGGAGACGAGCAAGCGCGGCGTCACGCGCTAG
- a CDS encoding PHP domain-containing protein, translating into MSKAAKTRRPLSLAIRAVFGVLFLIMGVAGFFAFAAGFADYPVIEPAPNAKPWIRGAYHVHTTRSDGNGTPAKVAQAAKAAGLDFVVLTDHNDFKPPAPTWADGVLLIPGVEISTSAGHLAAFGMQRPIEGVKPWGPPDQAMAAVEVAGGTAILAHPVQTKNPWKDEATAHQVPGFELYSADTFFRQALRSPVSRLLPALGASMVNPVHGVMLLAVPEPPPTERFLKLARERKRIALCGSDAHGLPEYEDIFAALDMELPPDVLPGPLSQDAREAATQVTQALSSGQALCVFRALGAPDGFALEGFDANTREAPMGTVLTVRLPEHTPGTLEVRVWGDGRLQPDGQHIELTGPGVVQVEVWAHAPGRFFGHEWRPWMVPSPVRVVPRPPGI; encoded by the coding sequence ATGAGCAAGGCCGCCAAGACCCGGCGGCCCCTCTCCCTGGCGATCCGCGCCGTGTTCGGCGTGTTGTTCCTGATCATGGGCGTCGCGGGCTTCTTCGCCTTCGCGGCCGGCTTCGCGGACTACCCCGTCATTGAGCCCGCGCCGAACGCGAAGCCATGGATCCGCGGCGCGTACCACGTGCACACCACGCGCTCGGACGGGAACGGGACGCCCGCGAAGGTCGCCCAGGCGGCGAAGGCAGCCGGCCTGGACTTCGTGGTGCTCACCGACCACAACGACTTCAAGCCGCCCGCGCCGACCTGGGCGGACGGTGTGTTGCTCATCCCCGGAGTGGAGATCTCCACCAGCGCGGGCCATCTGGCCGCGTTCGGGATGCAGCGCCCCATCGAAGGCGTGAAGCCCTGGGGTCCCCCGGATCAGGCCATGGCCGCGGTCGAAGTCGCAGGAGGCACGGCGATCCTCGCGCATCCGGTCCAGACGAAGAACCCCTGGAAGGACGAAGCAACGGCGCATCAGGTCCCGGGCTTCGAGCTGTACTCGGCGGACACCTTCTTCCGGCAGGCGCTGCGAAGCCCGGTGAGCCGTCTCCTGCCCGCGCTGGGGGCCTCGATGGTGAATCCGGTGCACGGCGTGATGCTGCTCGCGGTCCCGGAGCCGCCCCCCACCGAGCGCTTCCTGAAACTGGCGCGAGAGCGCAAGCGCATCGCCCTGTGCGGAAGCGACGCGCACGGCCTGCCCGAATACGAGGACATCTTCGCCGCGCTCGACATGGAGCTTCCGCCGGACGTGCTGCCGGGGCCCCTGTCCCAGGATGCGCGCGAAGCCGCGACCCAGGTCACGCAGGCCCTGTCGAGCGGCCAGGCCCTCTGCGTCTTCCGTGCACTGGGAGCCCCCGATGGCTTCGCCCTGGAAGGCTTCGACGCGAACACGAGGGAGGCCCCCATGGGCACGGTGCTGACGGTCCGCCTCCCGGAACACACCCCGGGGACGCTGGAGGTGCGGGTGTGGGGCGACGGCCGCCTGCAACCCGACGGACAGCACATCGAGCTGACCGGTCCCGGAGTGGTCCAGGTAGAGGTCTGGGCCCACGCGCCCGGACGTTTCTTCGGCCACGAGTGGCGGCCCTGGATGGTCCCCAGTCCGGTGCGAGTGGTGCCGCGACCGCCGGGCATCTGA
- a CDS encoding OmpA family protein, giving the protein MLLGLPLSASAEAIRVSLEGKAALGEGVPALLVHIEEPIAGFEVKLKRSDGKTVELKGGGKPGVTRRVALEQPEGKFHYEGELVVQFPDGAEPGTMPLSFDTEVNGPLKLMVRPEDVDVPGRKLRFTLSRPAAKTEVTVTMDTGKTAFAGDVDFKGAPAGTPLEVKWLPAEGKVMHIRLRAYDTSDFYTGVDLYPWQVDIPHEEVTFASGRSDVPPAEKGKLDASYKSITEALNKYGRWASLRLYVLGHTDTVGSTDDNRELSLKRARSIASYFRQRGLKVPVFYEGFGEQSPAVPTPDETAEAGNRRAEYIIAVEDPSLTNAPFAPRWRKP; this is encoded by the coding sequence GTGCTGTTGGGCCTGCCGCTCTCCGCGTCCGCGGAGGCCATCCGGGTGTCGCTGGAGGGCAAGGCGGCGCTGGGCGAGGGCGTGCCCGCGCTGCTCGTCCACATCGAGGAGCCCATCGCGGGCTTCGAGGTGAAGCTCAAGCGCAGCGACGGCAAGACGGTGGAGCTCAAGGGGGGCGGCAAGCCGGGCGTCACCCGCCGTGTCGCCCTGGAGCAGCCGGAAGGGAAGTTCCACTACGAGGGCGAGCTCGTCGTTCAATTCCCGGACGGCGCCGAGCCGGGCACCATGCCGTTGTCCTTCGACACGGAGGTGAACGGCCCGCTGAAGCTGATGGTGCGCCCCGAGGACGTGGACGTGCCCGGCCGCAAGCTGCGCTTCACGCTGTCCCGCCCGGCCGCGAAGACGGAAGTCACCGTGACGATGGACACCGGCAAGACGGCGTTCGCGGGCGACGTGGACTTCAAGGGCGCGCCCGCGGGCACGCCCCTGGAGGTGAAGTGGCTGCCGGCGGAGGGCAAGGTCATGCACATCCGCCTGCGCGCCTACGACACCTCGGACTTCTACACCGGCGTGGACCTCTACCCCTGGCAGGTGGACATCCCGCATGAAGAGGTGACCTTCGCCTCCGGCCGCTCGGACGTCCCCCCGGCGGAGAAGGGCAAGCTGGACGCCAGTTACAAGAGCATCACGGAGGCTCTGAATAAGTACGGGCGCTGGGCGTCGCTGCGCCTGTACGTGCTCGGGCACACCGACACGGTGGGCAGCACGGACGACAACCGTGAGCTGTCGCTCAAGCGGGCGAGGAGCATTGCCTCCTACTTCCGCCAGCGCGGCCTGAAGGTACCAGTGTTCTACGAGGGCTTTGGTGAGCAGTCCCCGGCGGTGCCCACGCCGGACGAGACGGCGGAGGCGGGCAACCGCCGCGCCGAATACATCATCGCGGTGGAGGACCCGTCCCTGACGAACGCGCCCTTCGCCCCTCGCTGGCGCAAGCCTTGA
- a CDS encoding DUF4388 domain-containing protein, translated as MKTLLLAESHPPTLEHLTGLLSQAGYTVRAVNDAVMALEHFSADNPDVVVLGVDLPRVEGQHVVHLIRGHSQGGRVPIVAIDKGHLGRAKGVGSVLDLKVNAYIPDPLKPGELVPRLEALVKAAQAVTPTGLAATLSRPAVAAGELKAFPLPALLHSLYRLRRDGVLVVALKGLSRRVYFLRGGPVNFDSSAKEDALPRFLRERKVLTEAQEQPVVEALASGLRIGAALADVGVEAVGEDLLSLLRDFTRDRLGRVLAMREGRYAFYAGDEFSSEVASVEQPALAPLLEAARKRMPLRVVAAGLKAHLNEYPVRSADFGRDLQAMALDTEDIKLAMQVNGRIVLKDLLAHGRAELRAAYTLLWFLKLTGGVTFSATPVATGTDVLSAAAAPDVIAPRKRKSLPPETAASVREEAVRIITRSYFGGLGLDLAADKEAVERAYHETAMRFHPDTYAEFDISDLRDLLEQVQEKLSAAYRVLSVDEKRRAYLQYFFSRQEVVGRATAINVDAELALRRGESAMKRGDYKAAIQGFEEAVALNGSEPEYYSYLAWAKYRGSPGPLMQRALAARKVLKQALTLDPYLERAQIIAAIIEIDLDDAPLARKKLMKVLELNPYSVLARAALQKVVK; from the coding sequence TTGAAGACGCTTCTGCTCGCCGAGAGCCACCCCCCGACCCTCGAGCACCTGACGGGCCTGCTCTCGCAGGCCGGGTACACCGTTCGGGCGGTGAATGACGCCGTGATGGCGTTGGAGCACTTCTCGGCGGACAACCCGGACGTGGTGGTGCTGGGCGTGGACCTGCCGCGCGTGGAGGGGCAGCACGTCGTGCACCTCATCCGGGGGCACAGCCAGGGCGGGCGCGTGCCCATCGTGGCCATCGACAAGGGGCACCTGGGCCGCGCGAAGGGCGTGGGCTCGGTGCTGGACCTGAAGGTCAACGCGTACATCCCGGATCCGCTCAAGCCCGGGGAGCTGGTGCCCCGCCTGGAGGCGCTGGTGAAGGCCGCGCAGGCCGTCACGCCCACGGGCCTGGCCGCCACGCTGTCGCGGCCCGCGGTGGCGGCGGGGGAGCTGAAGGCCTTCCCGCTGCCGGCGCTCTTGCACTCGCTCTACCGGCTGCGCCGCGACGGCGTGCTGGTGGTGGCCCTCAAGGGCCTGTCGCGCCGCGTGTACTTCCTGCGCGGCGGGCCGGTGAACTTCGACTCCTCCGCGAAGGAGGACGCGCTGCCGCGCTTCCTGCGCGAGCGGAAGGTCCTTACGGAGGCGCAGGAGCAGCCGGTGGTGGAGGCGCTCGCCTCCGGGCTGCGCATAGGCGCGGCGCTGGCGGACGTGGGCGTGGAGGCGGTGGGTGAGGACCTCCTGTCGCTCCTGCGCGACTTCACGAGGGACCGGCTCGGGCGCGTGCTGGCCATGCGCGAGGGCCGCTACGCGTTCTACGCGGGCGACGAGTTCTCCTCCGAAGTGGCCTCCGTGGAGCAGCCCGCCCTGGCGCCGCTGCTGGAGGCCGCGCGCAAGCGCATGCCCCTGCGGGTGGTGGCTGCGGGACTCAAGGCGCACCTGAACGAGTACCCGGTGCGCTCGGCGGACTTCGGGCGCGACCTCCAGGCGATGGCGCTGGACACGGAGGACATCAAGCTGGCCATGCAGGTGAATGGCCGCATCGTGCTCAAGGACCTGCTGGCGCACGGGCGCGCGGAGCTGCGCGCGGCGTACACGCTGCTGTGGTTCCTCAAGCTGACGGGCGGGGTGACGTTCTCCGCGACGCCGGTGGCCACGGGGACGGACGTGCTGAGCGCGGCGGCGGCGCCGGACGTCATCGCGCCGCGCAAGCGCAAGAGCCTGCCTCCGGAGACGGCGGCGTCAGTGCGTGAGGAGGCGGTGCGCATCATCACGCGCAGCTACTTCGGCGGGCTGGGGCTGGACCTCGCGGCGGATAAAGAAGCGGTGGAGCGCGCGTACCACGAGACGGCGATGCGCTTTCACCCGGACACCTACGCGGAGTTCGACATCTCCGACCTGCGCGACCTCTTGGAGCAGGTGCAGGAGAAGCTGTCCGCGGCGTACCGCGTGCTGAGCGTGGACGAGAAGCGCCGCGCCTACCTCCAGTACTTCTTCAGCCGGCAGGAGGTCGTGGGCCGGGCGACCGCCATCAACGTGGACGCGGAGCTCGCGCTGCGCCGGGGCGAGTCCGCGATGAAGCGGGGCGACTACAAGGCGGCCATCCAGGGCTTCGAGGAAGCGGTGGCCCTCAACGGCAGCGAGCCCGAGTACTACTCGTACCTCGCCTGGGCGAAGTACCGGGGCTCGCCCGGGCCGCTGATGCAGCGGGCGCTCGCGGCGCGCAAGGTGCTCAAGCAGGCGCTGACGTTGGATCCGTACCTGGAGCGGGCGCAGATCATCGCGGCCATCATCGAGATCGACCTGGACGACGCGCCGCTCGCGCGAAAGAAGCTGATGAAGGTGCTGGAGCTGAACCCGTATTCGGTGCTCGCGAGGGCGGCGTTGCAGAAGGTGGTGAAGTAG
- a CDS encoding UDP-2,3-diacylglucosamine diphosphatase LpxI domain-containing protein gives MERIGLIAGNGQLPFLFARAARERGLEVVVAAHRGETDPALEREVAHFDWVRVGQVARIQKVFLQAGVTRAAMAGGIGRVRALTEARPDLGAVRIISRLRSFRDDALLRAVAADFEEKGITIIAPTDFLGEVLCPEGHLAGPTLKPAQEKDVALGREVAVLLGQADVGQTVVVRDGHVLALEAVEGTDETIRRGAKLGGPGAVVVKRCKPEQDLRFDLPAVGPRTLEVMAEVGARVLALEVGRTVLLDAPALFAGATARGITLVGVR, from the coding sequence GTGGAGCGCATCGGCCTCATCGCCGGCAACGGCCAGCTTCCCTTCCTCTTCGCCCGGGCCGCCCGTGAGCGCGGCCTGGAGGTGGTGGTGGCGGCGCACCGGGGAGAGACGGACCCGGCGCTGGAGCGGGAGGTCGCCCACTTCGACTGGGTGCGCGTGGGCCAGGTGGCCCGCATCCAGAAGGTGTTCCTCCAGGCGGGCGTCACCCGGGCGGCCATGGCGGGCGGCATCGGCCGCGTGCGCGCGCTCACGGAGGCCCGGCCGGACCTGGGCGCGGTGCGCATCATCTCGCGCCTGCGCAGCTTCCGGGACGACGCGCTCCTGCGCGCGGTGGCCGCGGACTTCGAAGAGAAGGGCATCACCATCATCGCGCCCACGGACTTCCTGGGCGAGGTGCTGTGCCCCGAAGGCCACCTGGCCGGCCCCACGCTGAAGCCCGCGCAGGAGAAGGACGTGGCCCTGGGCCGCGAGGTGGCGGTGCTCCTGGGGCAGGCGGACGTGGGCCAGACGGTGGTGGTGCGGGACGGCCACGTGCTCGCGCTGGAGGCCGTGGAGGGCACCGACGAGACCATCCGCCGGGGGGCGAAGCTGGGCGGCCCCGGCGCGGTGGTGGTGAAGCGCTGCAAGCCGGAGCAGGACCTGCGCTTCGATTTGCCCGCCGTGGGCCCGCGCACGCTGGAGGTCATGGCGGAGGTGGGGGCCCGGGTGCTGGCGCTGGAGGTAGGGCGCACGGTGCTGTTGGACGCACCTGCCCTCTTCGCGGGGGCCACCGCGCGAGGCATCACCCTGGTGGGCGTGCGGTAG
- the fabZ gene encoding 3-hydroxyacyl-ACP dehydratase FabZ: MDIGEIQALLPHRYPFLLVDRVVEIVPGQKLTAYKSVTINEPFFNGHFPGHPVMPGVLILEALAQATAILAYKTEAMDPSRLVTYLMGVDNARFRKPVVPGDRLQLDIEVIRHKGAIWKTKGVASVDGAKVAEGEFLATVVDKNKAAKGDESAAP, from the coding sequence GCACCGCTACCCGTTCCTCCTGGTGGACCGGGTGGTGGAAATCGTGCCGGGCCAGAAGCTCACGGCCTACAAGAGCGTCACCATCAACGAGCCCTTCTTCAACGGCCACTTCCCGGGGCACCCGGTGATGCCGGGCGTGCTCATCCTGGAGGCGCTCGCCCAGGCCACGGCCATCCTTGCGTATAAGACGGAAGCCATGGACCCGTCGCGCCTGGTGACGTACCTCATGGGCGTGGACAACGCGCGCTTCCGCAAGCCGGTGGTGCCGGGAGACCGGCTCCAGCTGGACATCGAAGTCATCCGCCACAAGGGCGCCATCTGGAAGACGAAGGGCGTGGCGTCGGTGGATGGCGCCAAGGTGGCGGAAGGGGAGTTCCTCGCCACCGTGGTGGACAAGAACAAGGCCGCCAAGGGCGACGAGAGCGCGGCGCCGTAG
- the lpxB gene encoding lipid-A-disaccharide synthase: protein MTPSPRILVVAGEASGDTHAAELVAALQALRPDLTFFGMGGARLAARGVELIHDAREVSVMGITEVLPRIPRILRIMKDLAQAAEERRPDCAILVDIPDFNLRLAKKLKALGIPVAYYVSPMIWAWRRGRVRTIQRLVDRMLCILPFEEDFYREAGVPARYVGSPVLEQMPKSASAREFRQRLGLAQDAPTLALLPGSRMSEIRRILPTLVGAAKQLSSERPGLQVVVPVAPTIAKEEITSRFEGSGVTPVLVDGRAPEVVGASDAAVVASGTAVLEAGLMERPLVVVYRVSLVTYLVGRLMLKVAFVSLINLLAGRRVVPELLQGDMTPENIATEVRRVWLPGEPRDAMVQGLAEVRGRLGEVGAAHRAAETVLELLPPRAVT from the coding sequence ATGACACCTTCTCCCCGCATCCTCGTCGTGGCCGGCGAGGCCTCCGGTGACACCCACGCCGCGGAGCTCGTCGCCGCCCTCCAGGCCCTCCGGCCCGACCTCACCTTCTTCGGCATGGGAGGCGCCCGGCTGGCCGCCCGGGGGGTGGAGCTCATCCACGACGCCCGCGAGGTGTCCGTCATGGGCATCACGGAGGTGCTGCCCCGCATCCCCCGCATCCTGCGGATCATGAAGGACCTGGCCCAGGCCGCCGAGGAGCGCCGCCCCGACTGCGCCATCCTGGTGGACATCCCGGACTTCAACCTGCGGCTGGCCAAGAAGCTCAAGGCCCTGGGCATCCCGGTGGCCTACTACGTGTCCCCGATGATCTGGGCCTGGCGCCGGGGCCGCGTGCGCACCATCCAGCGGCTGGTGGACCGCATGCTCTGCATCCTGCCCTTCGAGGAGGACTTCTACCGCGAGGCCGGGGTGCCCGCACGCTACGTGGGCAGCCCCGTGCTGGAGCAGATGCCCAAGTCCGCGAGCGCCCGCGAGTTCCGCCAGCGCCTGGGCCTGGCGCAGGACGCTCCCACGCTCGCGCTGCTGCCCGGCAGCCGGATGAGTGAGATCCGCCGCATCCTGCCCACGCTCGTGGGGGCCGCGAAGCAGCTCTCCTCCGAGCGGCCGGGACTCCAGGTGGTGGTGCCGGTGGCGCCCACCATCGCGAAGGAGGAGATCACCTCCCGCTTCGAGGGCAGCGGCGTGACGCCGGTGCTGGTGGACGGACGCGCGCCGGAGGTCGTGGGCGCGAGCGACGCCGCGGTGGTGGCCTCCGGCACGGCGGTGCTGGAGGCGGGGCTGATGGAGCGGCCGCTGGTCGTCGTCTACCGCGTGTCGCTGGTGACGTACCTGGTGGGGCGGCTGATGTTGAAGGTGGCCTTCGTGTCGCTCATCAACCTGCTGGCCGGCCGGCGCGTGGTGCCGGAGCTGCTCCAGGGGGACATGACGCCGGAGAACATCGCGACCGAGGTGCGGCGCGTGTGGCTGCCGGGCGAGCCGCGCGACGCCATGGTGCAGGGGCTGGCCGAGGTGCGCGGCCGCCTGGGCGAGGTGGGGGCCGCCCACCGCGCGGCCGAGACGGTGCTGGAGCTGCTGCCCCCGCGCGCTGTCACCTGA
- a CDS encoding MarC family protein, translating to MTMSAMVSTFLVSLSAIFFVVDPIGVVPLFLAMTAGDTKQQIRSTALRACLVACGMMLFFAVFGRVIFQVFAVSLGAFRVAGGILLLITSLDMLRARPSSTRTSPTEEEEGVVKEDVAIVPLAIPLLAGPGAIATAMVLMARSGTSFVSALPVVAAVVLTFTSTYFILNASSLVQRVLRQSGVAILERVSGLILAAIAVQFIADGAKDLLK from the coding sequence ATGACGATGTCCGCGATGGTGTCCACCTTCCTCGTGTCGCTGTCCGCCATCTTCTTCGTGGTGGACCCGATTGGCGTCGTGCCGCTGTTCCTGGCGATGACGGCGGGGGACACCAAGCAGCAAATCCGAAGCACCGCCCTGCGCGCGTGTCTGGTGGCGTGCGGGATGATGCTGTTCTTCGCCGTCTTCGGCCGCGTCATCTTCCAGGTGTTCGCGGTGTCGCTGGGCGCCTTCCGCGTGGCGGGCGGCATCCTGCTCCTCATCACGTCCCTGGACATGCTGCGCGCCCGCCCATCCTCCACGCGCACCAGCCCCACGGAAGAGGAAGAGGGCGTGGTGAAGGAGGACGTGGCCATCGTGCCGCTGGCCATTCCGCTGCTCGCGGGGCCGGGCGCCATCGCCACGGCCATGGTGCTGATGGCGCGCTCCGGAACGTCCTTCGTCTCCGCGCTGCCGGTGGTCGCGGCGGTGGTGCTCACCTTCACGTCGACCTACTTCATCCTCAACGCGTCCAGCCTGGTGCAGCGGGTGCTGCGTCAGTCCGGCGTCGCCATCCTGGAGCGCGTGTCCGGCCTCATCCTGGCCGCCATCGCGGTGCAGTTCATCGCGGACGGGGCGAAGGACCTGCTCAAATAG